One region of Citrus sinensis cultivar Valencia sweet orange chromosome 6, DVS_A1.0, whole genome shotgun sequence genomic DNA includes:
- the LOC102622581 gene encoding uncharacterized protein LOC102622581 isoform X3: MDESVEQSNLQIRELNLIDVSFEDDSLINFAGPLEPSFSENQEQKQVRFLDPFDSPNAEASFNSLKEGEQGSPLLGSSETEKGRSVKCNLRKSLAWDNAFFTSEGFLEPDELSSMIGGTEKSSKHVLPGIEEDIHRSTDSLSTLSSDTRTLKSLEGDLFEDVRASIQKSSMASNVANSNSKKKLGVAESQTIQSSKVDLASRDKMMPKAPLRKPSVGTQGSGKATKQVSVRPQTSQCVAKNDLSTRSPCKPPRVVGRNSSISNVSTKRSSLGANRIKLEKDNSRTASVRVVPAPKVTSSGSSQNVVPRPTPPSRSLHSSAATKTQLTTSCSSLDSSGSGSSGSTGKLSLNSLKRNESRSRTQNCSSSGSTVKSLSKTESRSKCQSESSNLTAYLRSATKASSSRSPASSISEWSSESTSSTATAIHKPKSTRTSLDSSSSVGVSVNGDHIKGASMGTSALLCPASSKPSGLRMPSPKIGFFDGVRSVSRTPPGSLQSHSSLPSALSRIGAASISPSAGSNKAKLGKSPSAKTISVQSTQQTSLNKKIRPSLSLQSPSNVAVKVSSVSRNVKSPLISPKFQNRISPKTGKERHLKAGEAEYKVHDISTLENPLVLQHKMSPESEGTADALGTKFNPMNKSLDAFGDLHSACDAENINPSQKGDKDAEFVQHLPQNDLYLLTNNNEKEQPYIEDQVNCLSRQVGAMDMNVKVEKTVTSLSTESILTSGAEMV; encoded by the exons ATGGACGAGTCTGTGGAACAGAGCAATCTCCAAATTCGAGAGCTTAATCTCATCGACGTCTCCTTTGAAGACGATTCCCTCATCAATTTTGCCGGTCCCCTTGAACCTTCATTTTCag AAAATCAGGAGCAGAAACAGGTTAGGTTCTTGGACCCTTTTGATTCTCCCAATGCAGAAGCCTCATTTAATTCTCTCAAAGAGGGGGAACAAGGGTCTCCATTACTCGGATCATCAGAAACCGAAAAGGGAAGAAGTGTGAAATGTAACTTGCGGAAAAGTTTAGCCTGGGATAATGCATTCTTCACAAGTGAAG GTTTTCTGGAACCTGACGAGCTGTCTAGTATGATTGGAGGCACTGAGAAAAGCAGTAAACATGTATTACCTGGAATCGAAGAAGACATTCATAGATCTACAGATTCACTATCTACGTTAAGTAGTGATACCAGGACATTAAAAAGTCTTGAGGGTGATTTATTTGAAGATGTAAGAGCTTCAATCCAGAAATCGAGCATGGCATCCAATGTGGCAAACTCAAATAGTAAGAAGAAACTAGGAGTGGCAGAGTCTCAAACCATCCAGT CTTCGAAGGTGGACCTTGCCTCTCGAGATAAG ATGATGCCCAAAGCTCCTCTCAGAAAGCCAAGTGTTGGCACTCAAGGATCAGGAAAGGCAACAAAGCAGGTCTCTGTTCGCCCCCAAACCTCACAG TGTGTTGCTAAAAATGATTTGTCAACTAGATCTCCTTGTAAGCCGCCCAGGGTAGTGGGTAGGAATAGTTCCATCTCAAATGTATCAACCAAAAGGTCTTCCCTGGGTGCTAATCGTATCAAATTGGAAAAGGATAACTCCAGAACAGCATCGG TTAGAGTGGTCCCAGCACCTAAAGTAACTTCTTCTGGTAGTTCACAGAATGTTGTTCCTAGACCAACCCCACCTTCCAGATCTTTGCATTCTTCAGCTGCAACCAAAACGCAGCTAACAACTTCTTGTTCCTCATTGGATAGTTCTGGCAGTGGTTCATCAGGCAGCACTGGTAAACTTTCCTTGAATTCCCTGAAAAGAAATGAGTCTAGATCTCGAACTCAAAATTGTTCTTCCTCTGGTTCAACCGTCAAAAGCCTCTCGAAAACTGAATCAAGAAGTAAATGTCAGTCTGAGAGTTCAAATCTGACAGCTTATTTGAGATCTGCCACAAAGGCTTCTTCTAGCAGATCACCTGCCAGCTCTATCAGTGAATGGTCCTCAGAATCAACATCATCAACTGCTACAGCTATTCACAAACCTAAAAGTACAAGAACTAGCCTGGACTCTAGCTCTTCCGTGGGGGTCTCAGTAAATG GTGATCATATAAAGGGAGCTTCAATGGGAACCAGCGCACTTCTTTGTCCAGCTTCCTCAAAACCCTCAGGACTCAGAATGCCTTCACCTAAAATTGGCTTCTTTGATGGG GTTCGGTCAGTATCCCGCACACCACCTGGAAGTCTGCAATCACATTCTAGTTTACCCAGTGCCCTGTCTAGAATTGGTGCTGCAAGCATTAGTCCAAGTGCAGGCTCAAACAAGGCTAAACTTGGAAAGTCTCCATCTGCTAAAACTATATCGGTCCAAAGCACCCAGCAAACttcattgaataaaaaaattagaccaTCTTTATCTCTTCAATCACCATCTAATGTTGCAGTAAAGGTTTCTAGTGTTTCAAGAAATGTAAAAAGCCCACTCATATCTCCAAAATTTCAGAATAGAATATCTCCTAAAACTGGTAAAGAGAGGCATTTGAAGGCTGGAGAGGCTGAATATAAAGTACATGATATAAGTACTTTAGAAAACCCTCTTGTTTTGCAACATAAGATGAGCCCAGAGAGTGAGGGTACGGCCGATGCTCTAGGTACGAAGTTCAATCCTATGAACAAAAGCCTTGACGCTTTTGGTGATCTACATTCTGCTTGTGATGCTGAAAATATCAACCCCTCTCAGAAAGGGGATAAAGATGCGGAATTTGTCCAACATTTACCCCAAAATGACTTGTATCTACTTACCAATAACAATGAGAAGGAACAACCTTATATTGAAGATCAAGTAAATTGTCTGAGCAGACAAGTAGGAGCAATGGATATGAATGTGAAGGTAGAGAAGACAGTCACCTCTCTTTCTACAGAGAGCATTTTGACATCGGGTGCTGAGATGGTGTGA
- the LOC102622581 gene encoding uncharacterized protein LOC102622581 isoform X2 — protein sequence MDESVEQSNLQIRELNLIDVSFEDDSLINFAGPLEPSFSENQEQKQVRFLDPFDSPNAEASFNSLKEGEQGSPLLGSSETEKGRSVKCNLRKSLAWDNAFFTSEGFLEPDELSSMIGGTEKSSKHVLPGIEEDIHRSTDSLSTLSSDTRTLKSLEGDLFEDVRASIQKSSMASNVANSNSKKKLGVAESQTIQSSKVDLASRDKMMPKAPLRKPSVGTQGSGKATKQCVAKNDLSTRSPCKPPRVVGRNSSISNVSTKRSSLGANRIKLEKDNSRTASVRVVPAPKVTSSGSSQNVVPRPTPPSRSLHSSAATKTQLTTSCSSLDSSGSGSSGSTGKLSLNSLKRNESRSRTQNCSSSGSTVKSLSKTESRSKCQSESSNLTAYLRSATKASSSRSPASSISEWSSESTSSTATAIHKPKSTRTSLDSSSSVGVSVNGDAPQVLDSHNNSKNQCSVGDDSKAPGFLGDHIKGASMGTSALLCPASSKPSGLRMPSPKIGFFDGVRSVSRTPPGSLQSHSSLPSALSRIGAASISPSAGSNKAKLGKSPSAKTISVQSTQQTSLNKKIRPSLSLQSPSNVAVKVSSVSRNVKSPLISPKFQNRISPKTGKERHLKAGEAEYKVHDISTLENPLVLQHKMSPESEGTADALGTKFNPMNKSLDAFGDLHSACDAENINPSQKGDKDAEFVQHLPQNDLYLLTNNNEKEQPYIEDQVNCLSRQVGAMDMNVKVEKTVTSLSTESILTSGAEMV from the exons ATGGACGAGTCTGTGGAACAGAGCAATCTCCAAATTCGAGAGCTTAATCTCATCGACGTCTCCTTTGAAGACGATTCCCTCATCAATTTTGCCGGTCCCCTTGAACCTTCATTTTCag AAAATCAGGAGCAGAAACAGGTTAGGTTCTTGGACCCTTTTGATTCTCCCAATGCAGAAGCCTCATTTAATTCTCTCAAAGAGGGGGAACAAGGGTCTCCATTACTCGGATCATCAGAAACCGAAAAGGGAAGAAGTGTGAAATGTAACTTGCGGAAAAGTTTAGCCTGGGATAATGCATTCTTCACAAGTGAAG GTTTTCTGGAACCTGACGAGCTGTCTAGTATGATTGGAGGCACTGAGAAAAGCAGTAAACATGTATTACCTGGAATCGAAGAAGACATTCATAGATCTACAGATTCACTATCTACGTTAAGTAGTGATACCAGGACATTAAAAAGTCTTGAGGGTGATTTATTTGAAGATGTAAGAGCTTCAATCCAGAAATCGAGCATGGCATCCAATGTGGCAAACTCAAATAGTAAGAAGAAACTAGGAGTGGCAGAGTCTCAAACCATCCAGT CTTCGAAGGTGGACCTTGCCTCTCGAGATAAG ATGATGCCCAAAGCTCCTCTCAGAAAGCCAAGTGTTGGCACTCAAGGATCAGGAAAGGCAACAAAGCAG TGTGTTGCTAAAAATGATTTGTCAACTAGATCTCCTTGTAAGCCGCCCAGGGTAGTGGGTAGGAATAGTTCCATCTCAAATGTATCAACCAAAAGGTCTTCCCTGGGTGCTAATCGTATCAAATTGGAAAAGGATAACTCCAGAACAGCATCGG TTAGAGTGGTCCCAGCACCTAAAGTAACTTCTTCTGGTAGTTCACAGAATGTTGTTCCTAGACCAACCCCACCTTCCAGATCTTTGCATTCTTCAGCTGCAACCAAAACGCAGCTAACAACTTCTTGTTCCTCATTGGATAGTTCTGGCAGTGGTTCATCAGGCAGCACTGGTAAACTTTCCTTGAATTCCCTGAAAAGAAATGAGTCTAGATCTCGAACTCAAAATTGTTCTTCCTCTGGTTCAACCGTCAAAAGCCTCTCGAAAACTGAATCAAGAAGTAAATGTCAGTCTGAGAGTTCAAATCTGACAGCTTATTTGAGATCTGCCACAAAGGCTTCTTCTAGCAGATCACCTGCCAGCTCTATCAGTGAATGGTCCTCAGAATCAACATCATCAACTGCTACAGCTATTCACAAACCTAAAAGTACAAGAACTAGCCTGGACTCTAGCTCTTCCGTGGGGGTCTCAGTAAATGGTGATGCCCCTCAAGTTTTGGATTCCCATAACAATTCTAAAAATCAATGCTCGGTTGGAGATGATTCTAAGGCTCCTGGTTTTCTAGGTGATCATATAAAGGGAGCTTCAATGGGAACCAGCGCACTTCTTTGTCCAGCTTCCTCAAAACCCTCAGGACTCAGAATGCCTTCACCTAAAATTGGCTTCTTTGATGGG GTTCGGTCAGTATCCCGCACACCACCTGGAAGTCTGCAATCACATTCTAGTTTACCCAGTGCCCTGTCTAGAATTGGTGCTGCAAGCATTAGTCCAAGTGCAGGCTCAAACAAGGCTAAACTTGGAAAGTCTCCATCTGCTAAAACTATATCGGTCCAAAGCACCCAGCAAACttcattgaataaaaaaattagaccaTCTTTATCTCTTCAATCACCATCTAATGTTGCAGTAAAGGTTTCTAGTGTTTCAAGAAATGTAAAAAGCCCACTCATATCTCCAAAATTTCAGAATAGAATATCTCCTAAAACTGGTAAAGAGAGGCATTTGAAGGCTGGAGAGGCTGAATATAAAGTACATGATATAAGTACTTTAGAAAACCCTCTTGTTTTGCAACATAAGATGAGCCCAGAGAGTGAGGGTACGGCCGATGCTCTAGGTACGAAGTTCAATCCTATGAACAAAAGCCTTGACGCTTTTGGTGATCTACATTCTGCTTGTGATGCTGAAAATATCAACCCCTCTCAGAAAGGGGATAAAGATGCGGAATTTGTCCAACATTTACCCCAAAATGACTTGTATCTACTTACCAATAACAATGAGAAGGAACAACCTTATATTGAAGATCAAGTAAATTGTCTGAGCAGACAAGTAGGAGCAATGGATATGAATGTGAAGGTAGAGAAGACAGTCACCTCTCTTTCTACAGAGAGCATTTTGACATCGGGTGCTGAGATGGTGTGA
- the LOC102622581 gene encoding uncharacterized protein LOC102622581 isoform X1 encodes MDESVEQSNLQIRELNLIDVSFEDDSLINFAGPLEPSFSENQEQKQVRFLDPFDSPNAEASFNSLKEGEQGSPLLGSSETEKGRSVKCNLRKSLAWDNAFFTSEGFLEPDELSSMIGGTEKSSKHVLPGIEEDIHRSTDSLSTLSSDTRTLKSLEGDLFEDVRASIQKSSMASNVANSNSKKKLGVAESQTIQSSKVDLASRDKMMPKAPLRKPSVGTQGSGKATKQVSVRPQTSQCVAKNDLSTRSPCKPPRVVGRNSSISNVSTKRSSLGANRIKLEKDNSRTASVRVVPAPKVTSSGSSQNVVPRPTPPSRSLHSSAATKTQLTTSCSSLDSSGSGSSGSTGKLSLNSLKRNESRSRTQNCSSSGSTVKSLSKTESRSKCQSESSNLTAYLRSATKASSSRSPASSISEWSSESTSSTATAIHKPKSTRTSLDSSSSVGVSVNGDAPQVLDSHNNSKNQCSVGDDSKAPGFLGDHIKGASMGTSALLCPASSKPSGLRMPSPKIGFFDGVRSVSRTPPGSLQSHSSLPSALSRIGAASISPSAGSNKAKLGKSPSAKTISVQSTQQTSLNKKIRPSLSLQSPSNVAVKVSSVSRNVKSPLISPKFQNRISPKTGKERHLKAGEAEYKVHDISTLENPLVLQHKMSPESEGTADALGTKFNPMNKSLDAFGDLHSACDAENINPSQKGDKDAEFVQHLPQNDLYLLTNNNEKEQPYIEDQVNCLSRQVGAMDMNVKVEKTVTSLSTESILTSGAEMV; translated from the exons ATGGACGAGTCTGTGGAACAGAGCAATCTCCAAATTCGAGAGCTTAATCTCATCGACGTCTCCTTTGAAGACGATTCCCTCATCAATTTTGCCGGTCCCCTTGAACCTTCATTTTCag AAAATCAGGAGCAGAAACAGGTTAGGTTCTTGGACCCTTTTGATTCTCCCAATGCAGAAGCCTCATTTAATTCTCTCAAAGAGGGGGAACAAGGGTCTCCATTACTCGGATCATCAGAAACCGAAAAGGGAAGAAGTGTGAAATGTAACTTGCGGAAAAGTTTAGCCTGGGATAATGCATTCTTCACAAGTGAAG GTTTTCTGGAACCTGACGAGCTGTCTAGTATGATTGGAGGCACTGAGAAAAGCAGTAAACATGTATTACCTGGAATCGAAGAAGACATTCATAGATCTACAGATTCACTATCTACGTTAAGTAGTGATACCAGGACATTAAAAAGTCTTGAGGGTGATTTATTTGAAGATGTAAGAGCTTCAATCCAGAAATCGAGCATGGCATCCAATGTGGCAAACTCAAATAGTAAGAAGAAACTAGGAGTGGCAGAGTCTCAAACCATCCAGT CTTCGAAGGTGGACCTTGCCTCTCGAGATAAG ATGATGCCCAAAGCTCCTCTCAGAAAGCCAAGTGTTGGCACTCAAGGATCAGGAAAGGCAACAAAGCAGGTCTCTGTTCGCCCCCAAACCTCACAG TGTGTTGCTAAAAATGATTTGTCAACTAGATCTCCTTGTAAGCCGCCCAGGGTAGTGGGTAGGAATAGTTCCATCTCAAATGTATCAACCAAAAGGTCTTCCCTGGGTGCTAATCGTATCAAATTGGAAAAGGATAACTCCAGAACAGCATCGG TTAGAGTGGTCCCAGCACCTAAAGTAACTTCTTCTGGTAGTTCACAGAATGTTGTTCCTAGACCAACCCCACCTTCCAGATCTTTGCATTCTTCAGCTGCAACCAAAACGCAGCTAACAACTTCTTGTTCCTCATTGGATAGTTCTGGCAGTGGTTCATCAGGCAGCACTGGTAAACTTTCCTTGAATTCCCTGAAAAGAAATGAGTCTAGATCTCGAACTCAAAATTGTTCTTCCTCTGGTTCAACCGTCAAAAGCCTCTCGAAAACTGAATCAAGAAGTAAATGTCAGTCTGAGAGTTCAAATCTGACAGCTTATTTGAGATCTGCCACAAAGGCTTCTTCTAGCAGATCACCTGCCAGCTCTATCAGTGAATGGTCCTCAGAATCAACATCATCAACTGCTACAGCTATTCACAAACCTAAAAGTACAAGAACTAGCCTGGACTCTAGCTCTTCCGTGGGGGTCTCAGTAAATGGTGATGCCCCTCAAGTTTTGGATTCCCATAACAATTCTAAAAATCAATGCTCGGTTGGAGATGATTCTAAGGCTCCTGGTTTTCTAGGTGATCATATAAAGGGAGCTTCAATGGGAACCAGCGCACTTCTTTGTCCAGCTTCCTCAAAACCCTCAGGACTCAGAATGCCTTCACCTAAAATTGGCTTCTTTGATGGG GTTCGGTCAGTATCCCGCACACCACCTGGAAGTCTGCAATCACATTCTAGTTTACCCAGTGCCCTGTCTAGAATTGGTGCTGCAAGCATTAGTCCAAGTGCAGGCTCAAACAAGGCTAAACTTGGAAAGTCTCCATCTGCTAAAACTATATCGGTCCAAAGCACCCAGCAAACttcattgaataaaaaaattagaccaTCTTTATCTCTTCAATCACCATCTAATGTTGCAGTAAAGGTTTCTAGTGTTTCAAGAAATGTAAAAAGCCCACTCATATCTCCAAAATTTCAGAATAGAATATCTCCTAAAACTGGTAAAGAGAGGCATTTGAAGGCTGGAGAGGCTGAATATAAAGTACATGATATAAGTACTTTAGAAAACCCTCTTGTTTTGCAACATAAGATGAGCCCAGAGAGTGAGGGTACGGCCGATGCTCTAGGTACGAAGTTCAATCCTATGAACAAAAGCCTTGACGCTTTTGGTGATCTACATTCTGCTTGTGATGCTGAAAATATCAACCCCTCTCAGAAAGGGGATAAAGATGCGGAATTTGTCCAACATTTACCCCAAAATGACTTGTATCTACTTACCAATAACAATGAGAAGGAACAACCTTATATTGAAGATCAAGTAAATTGTCTGAGCAGACAAGTAGGAGCAATGGATATGAATGTGAAGGTAGAGAAGACAGTCACCTCTCTTTCTACAGAGAGCATTTTGACATCGGGTGCTGAGATGGTGTGA
- the LOC102623259 gene encoding PWWP domain-containing protein 5-like: MSAKRDGIDLNIDAFSGDRENEGDATGSGDSVAETLTETCTGQGQGSEVEKVRVFDSARVICDLNFGGSDVNLNSEGVDRGDVLDKVENEVKKGSGYLDSEVHCKCGDDVKTVSERLDRGVDAKDEQNNGKCKDDASMNDEKEVEKGNELLGRGVVANADENNAKRGEDVSTDDENEVEKGSEPLHTGVEAKVEENSGKCGEDVVAKDEKEVEKGSELLDRGVDSKADENNGKCGEDVSVHDEIEVEEESEHLDRGVDAKAKEKNGKCGEDVSTHDDHEEEDAPVALRPSREAEPHCNTNVGPVGEEWEKGVHGGDMMESLHQKLEEAASDELKNKAMEIDTETESDVLEQETNGKDRVQSLHQKFEAATSDGLENQAMEVDIQTQLECNRDQVVDVPVSEVQDSCNVLNESHAVNLVVDLHPYMAKDGNASSEVNAKSVITEFCEGDLVWGKVRSHPWWPGQIFNLSAASQKAKKYFRKDSYLIAYFGDHTFAWNEASKIKPFQEHFKHMQKQTSLEDFHYAVDCALEEIARRVEFGLACSCIPEEAYAKIKTQTIVNAGILKESSVRDGGDRFSNAATFEPGKLSKHIKALARLPYNSDFDRLELAILKAQLSAFYRWKGYSQLPEFNMLGELLESEAEIPLLDMKYDAELTQGSPPDFSDDKKASSKTGKLKNQDGSSHKRKRSSANSIRPNKKEKSLSDLLAERCANKSNGKRGTADDGNELILLSSGKKHKSVDSISDDKVVKHEKLDSISDDISLKHKKSDMLVVKHGKAEVSGGAAHKCLPMKKPFGIGNSILKVASQLNGSSPIFKSGDEVSQKTVVKNKSREKSLFRNSQSKKQFPLEETSLADLLSQLCLAARNPMERYKFCLISLVNFFADFRDSVSLKQSQEEISGVKTGKTWNNSETTETSESEPMKDTYWTDRVIQNVSQEQQTLENKNDAEEDETPSQKDTSSVEPVSTVQLSARLESALQTAGENFEQEAEKPADPLGGCCDEDLSPTALILNFTDMDSVPSKDNLNEIFSRFGPVNELETEVKKSKRAKVVFKRRADAETAFSSAGKYSIFGPSLVSYCLKYMPSMASKNSSCTTKQGQKAAITEEENAT, from the coding sequence ATGTCTGCCAAACGCGACGGAATCGATTTAAACATCGACGCTTTTTCTGGTGACCGAGAAAACGAGGGCGATGCAACGGGAAGCGGAGACTCTGTAGCGGAAACCCTAACGGAGACTTGTACAGGCCAGGGTCAGGGTTCGGAGGTTGAGAAAGTTAGGGTATTTGACTCGGCTAGGGTAATTTGTGACTTGAATTTTGGTGGAAGTGATGTTAATTTGAATAGTGAAGGAGTTGACAGAGGGGATGTTTTAGATAAAGTAGAGAATGAGGTCAAAAAAGGAAGTGGATATTTAGATAGCGAGGTTCATTGTAAATGTGGTGATGACGTCAAAACAGTAAGTGAACGCTTAGATAGAGGGGTTGATGCAAAAGATGAACAAAATAATGGGAAATGCAAAGATGATGCCTCTATGAACGATGAAAAGGAAgttgaaaaaggaaatgaaCTACTAGGTAGAGGTGTTGTTGCAAACGCTGATGAAAATAATGCGAAACGTGGTGAGGATGTCTCTACGGATGATGAGAATGAAGTCGAAAAAGGAAGTGAGCCGTTACATACTGGGGTTGAAGCAAAAGTTGAAGAAAATAGTGGGAAATGTGGTGAGGATGTAGTTGCGAAGGATGAAAAGGAAGTCGAAAAAGGAAGTGAACTGTTGGATCGAGGGGTTGATTCGAAAGCTGACGAGAATAATGGGAAATGCGGTGAGGATGTCTCTGTGCATGATGAAATTGAAGTCGAAGAAGAAAGTGAGCATTTAGATAGAGGTGTTGATGCAAAAGCCAAAGAAAAGAATGGGAAATGTGGTGAGGATGTCTCTACGCATGATGATCATGAAGAAGAGGATGCCCCAGTGGCTCTAAGACCTTCTAGAGAGGCTGAGCCGCATTGTAATACGAATGTGGGTCCTGTGGGGGAGGAATGGGAGAAGGGCGTCCATGGTGGAGATATGATGGAGTCATTGCATCAGAAGCTTGAGGAGGCTGCTTCTgatgaattgaaaaataaggCAATGGAGATTGATACAGAAACAGAGTCAGATGTATTGGAGCAGGAAACTAATGGTAAAGATAGAGTTCAGTCATTGCATCAGAAGTTCGAGGCGGCAACATCTGATGGGTTGGAAAATCAGGCAATGGAAGTTGATATACAAACACAACTGGAGTGCAATCGGGATCAGGTTGTTGATGTTCCTGTTTCAGAGGTGCAGGATTCTTGTAATGTTTTAAATGAGTCACATGCAGTCAATCTTGTTGTAGATTTGCATCCTTATATGGCCAAGGATGGAAATGCATCCAGTGAGGTGAATGCAAAATCAGTTATCACAGAATTTTGTGAGGGTGATTTGGTGTGGGGTAAAGTAAGGAGTCATCCCTGGTGGCCAGGGCAGATATTTAATCTTTCAGCTGCTTCCCAAAAGGCAAAGAAATATTTTAGGAAAGATAGTTATTTGATTGCTTATTTTGGGGATCACACGTTTGCTTGGAATGAAGCATCAAAGATAAAACCTTTTCAGGAGCATTTTAAACATATGCAAAAGCAGACCAGTTTGGAAGATTTTCACTATGCCGTCGATTGTGCCTTGGAGGAGATTGCTAGGCGGGTGGAGTTTGGGTTAGCTTGTTCTTGCATTCCTGAGGAAGCCTATGCAAAGATCAAAACTCAGACAATTGTTAATGCTGGAATCCTGAAAGAATCAAGCGTGAGAGATGGTGGGGACAGGTTTTCAAATGCAGCTACTTTTGAACCTGGAAAACTCTCTAAGCATATTAAAGCATTAGCACGACTGCCATACAATAGTGACTTTGACAGACTGGAACTTGCAATATTAAAAGCTCAGTTGTCAGCATTTTATCGTTGGAAGGGTTATTCACAGCTGCCTGAATTCAATATGCTGGGCGAGTTGTTGGAAAGTGAGGCAGAGATTCCTCTTTTAGATATGAAGTATGACGCTGAATTGACTCAAGGTTCTCCTCCTGATTTCAGTGATGACAAGAAAGCATCTTCCAAAACAGGGAAGTTAAAGAATCAAGACGGCTCTTCTCATAAGCGGAAGCGCAGCTCAGCGAACAGTATTCGTCCAAACAAAAAGGAGAAGAGCTTATCAGACTTGTTGGCTGAGAGGTGTGCAAATAAGTCAAATGGTAAACGAGGAACAGCTGATGACGGCAATGAgttgattttattatcttcTGGAAAGAAACATAAGTCAGTTGATTCCATATCTGATGACAAAGTTGTAAAACATGAGAAGTTAGATTCAATTTCTGACGATATATCCTTGAAACATAAGAAGAGTGATATGTTGGTGGTCAAACATGGGAAGGCTGAAGTGTCAGGAGGTGCTGCTCATAAGTGTCTACCAATGAAGAAACCTTTCGGCATTGGAAATAGCATACTTAAGGTCGCAAGCCAACTCAATGGATCAAGCCCAATATTCAAGTCTGGAGATGAAGTGTCTCAAAAAACTGTGGTTAAGAATAAAAGCAGGGAGAAATCTCTCTTTAGAAATTCTCAAAGTAAAAAGCAGTTTCCATTGGAGGAGACTTCCCTTGCTGATTTGCTATCACAGCTCTGCTTGGCTGCCAGAAATCCCATGGAAAGATACAAGTTCTGCTTGATTTCCCTGGTTAATTTCTTCGCAGACTTCAGGGATTCAGTCAGCCTGAAACAGTCTCAAGAAGAAATTTCTGGTGTCAAGACTGGTAAAACATGGAACAATTCAGAAACAACTGAAACATCTGAGTCGGAGCCTATGAAAGACACTTATTGGACGGACAGGGTGATTCAGAACGTCAGTCAAGAGCAACAAACTCTTGAGAATAAAAATGACGCAGAAGAGGATGAGACCCCAAGTCAAAAGGATACTTCCTCTGTTGAACCAGTATCAACTGTTCAATTAAGTGCCCGTCTGGAATCTGCATTGCAGACTGCTGGTGAAAATTTTGAGCAGGAAGCAGAAAAGCCAGCAGACCCCTTAGGTGGGTGCTGTGATGAAGATCTTTCTCCGACGGCTTTGATTCTGAATTTCACAGATATGGATTCTGTTCCGTCAAAAGACAATCTGAACGAGATATTTAGCCGTTTTGGACCAGTAAATGAATTAGAAACTGAAGTTAAGAAGAGTAAGCGTGCCAAAGTGGTTTTCAAGAGGCGTGCAGATGCAGAAACAGCTTTCAGCAGCGCTGGGAAATACAGTATTTTTGGGCCATCACTTGTTAGTTACTGTCTCAAGTACATGCCTTCGATGGCAAGTAAAAATTCTTCCTGCACAACCAAGCAAGGCCAAAAAGCTGCAATAACTGAGGAGGAAAATGCTACTTGA